The Gadus macrocephalus chromosome 3, ASM3116895v1 DNA segment ATATAATGATATGCGTTTGTATTCGTGAGGTTATGATAATTAGTTCAATGATAAGGAGTATTTTTTCAAGGGGTTATGAAATTAAGGTTGGATTCATGACGAGTTGATGGTATTATGGTAATGAGATTGTATTCACGAGGTTATGATAAGGTTATCGTAATTTGATAATGAGGTTGTATTCATAAGGTTGGGAGAATGAGGTTATGATAATATGATGATGAGGCTGTATTAACGCGGTTATGATGATGAGTTATGGTGATTTGACAATGAGGTTGTGGTCATGTGTTGATGAGGTTGTATTTGTGAGGTTGTAATAATGAGGTTATGATCATTTGATAATGGGGTTATGGTAACATGATAATGAGGTTGTTTTTGTGATGTTAGTGTAATGACGCTGTGGTAATACGATAATGAGGTTGCATGCATTATGTAATGGTCATATTATAATGAGGTAGCATTCATGATGTTATGATAATAGGTTGTATTCATGATGTTATGATAATAGGTTGTATACATGATATTATGATAATTGGGTTGTGGTAATATGATAATGATGTTGTATTCATGATGTTAGTGTAATGAGGCTGTGGTAATATGATAATGAGGTTGCATGCATTATGTTATGGTCACATTATGATGAGGTAGGATTCATGATGTTATGATAACTAGGTTGTATTCATGATGTTATGATAACTAGGTTGTATTCATGATGTTATGATAACTAGGTTGTATTCATGATGTTATGATAACTAGGTTGTATTCATGATGTTATGATAACTAGGTTGTATTCATGATGTTATGATAACTAGGTTGCATTCATGATATTATGATAATTAGGTTGTATTCATGATGTTATGATAATAATTCGTAGTCATGATGTTATGATAATAGGTCGTAGTCATGATGTTCTGATAATGATGTTATGGTAATGAGATCATGAGGTTGAAGTAAGGAGGTTAAATGCTGAAGAGGAGTTCCAGAAGCCTGTGTTATTTCCCAGGTGACCGTGCTCTCTCCTCCGACATGAGatgtgaggagaaggaggtgccgACGGAAGTGCAGAAGGAGGTGGGTGCTGTGGGGCCGGTCCACATCGTGCTCGCCCATGAGGACGACCAGGGGTTCTCCCTCGACGAGGAGGCCCTGGAGAGGCTGCTCCTGCGGGAGGAGGTGGTTGACCTcgacgtggtggtggtgtcggtggcCGGAGCCTTCCGCAAGGGAAAGTCTTTCCTGCTCGACTTCCTGCTGCGCTACATGTACAACCAGGTGAGGTTCGCCAGTACAACCAGGTGAGGTTCGCCTGTACAACCAGGTGAGGCTCACCTGAACAACCAGGTGAGGTTCACCTGAACAACCAGGTGAGGTTCGCCTGTACAACCAGGTGAGGTTCACCTGAACAACCAGCCTAGGTTCGCCCGTGAGGTTCGCCTGTACAACCAGGTGAAGTTCACCTTTACAACCAGGTGAGGTTCAACTGAACAACCAGGTGAGGTTCACCTGTACAACCAGGTGAAGCTCACCTGTACAACCAGGTGAGGTTCACCTGTACAACCAGGTGAAGCTCACCTGTACAACCAGGTGAGCTTCACCTGTACATCCAGctgatttcccgcccaatctgaaATCTGGCCGCATCTAGCAAACCGGTTGACCAGCtgctgtggtggtgctgggagcTGTCTAAGGGTTGTctgtgggtggtggtgctgggagcTGTGTAAAGGTTGTctgtgggtggtggtgctgggagcTGTCTAAGGGTTGTctgtgggtggtggtgctgggagcTGTGTAAAGGTTGTctgtgggtggtggtgctgggagcTGTCTAAGGGTTGTCTGTGGTGGTGAAGTCCTCCAGCTCGTGGATGGGGGACGCAGAGGAGCCCCTGACCGGCTTCACGTGGCGGGGAGGctgcgagagagagaccacgGGCATCCAGGCCTGGGGCCAGCTGTTCCTGGTGGACCGACCAGACGGTAGCAAGGTGGGCTAGGTTAGGGCTACGGTAGGCGTTAGCGTTAGGGCTAAGGTGGTAGTAAGTTAGGGTATGGGTGAGGGCTAAGGCGGTAGGAAGTTATTGTAAGGATGAGGGCTTAGGTGGTAGGAAGGTAGGGTTAAGGGTAGTAGTAAGGGTTAGGGGTGGTaatatgggttagggttaggggtggaagcgagggttggggttagtaaGAACCATCTTCTTAGATCTAATATAAACAGAGGTAAGGTTAAGTGTagtggtaagggttagggttaggggtggaagcgagggttggggttagtaaGAACCATCTTCTTAGATCTAATATAAACAGAGGTAAGGTTAAGTGTagtggtaagggttagggttaggggtggatgtgagggttggggttagtaaGGACCATCTTCTTAGATCTAAGATGACCACTACCCtaaggtaagggttaggttaagggtcGCTGTAAGGGGTCTTTGTTTGTGCAGGTTGCGGTGATGCTGATGGACACCCAGGGGGCGTTTGACAGCCAGTCCACGGTTCGAGACTGTGCTACTCTGTTCGCGCTGAGTACCATGGTGAGCTCCATCCAGGTGGGTCTCCAGCCTCGCTCAGTCCTTCAGGCCCCAGTCTGGTCTCCTGGACCTCTACACTAGATTGGAATGATAAGATACACTCAGCCTCTCAAGTCATTCCAAATGATTCTCCCGCTAGGTCTACAACCTTTCTCAGAACGTCCAAGAAGATGACCTTCAACATCTCCAGGTATCCAACAACCAGCTCATCCCTATTGCCCagtcactgactcactcactcattcagtcactgactcactcactcactcaccccttcaccaggATGTAATTGTGTTCCTTGGTTCTTTCCTCTCAGCTCTTCACAGAATATGGCCGCCTCGCCATGGAGCAGACTAACGAGAAACCTTTTCAGGTAAAATCACCTGGCCTCCACACTAATGAAACATGTTACCTGGTTTCCGAAAAATTCAACTATATATCATAAACATAACAGGGAAACTGGTTTATGAAAAGTAGACGTTTAATGTATAGTTTTAAGTTTGACCATGGAACAGACCCGAAGTGGATGTTAGCATATTGATGTTGGCAACAATCTGGTTACACTGACGTTGTTTTGCAACAACATTAGACATTCAAACCATATTGGTTTGTAAAGTTCAACCATATTGCTGTGTAAACAGCCTGATATTAGGGTGCGTAACAGGTTGATGTTAGGATTTGTAACAGGCTGATGACAGGTAGTGTAACATGTTGTGTAACATGTTGATGCTAACAAGTGTAATAGGCTGACATAAGGATGTGGAACAAAGGCTGATGTGTAACAGAGGCTGCTGATAGGATGTGTAACAGACTGATGTTAGGATGTGTAACAGGCTGCTGTTAGGATGTGTAACAGGCTGCTGTTAGGAGGTGTAACAGAGGCTGCTGTTAGGATGTGTAACAGACTGATGTTAGGATGTGTAACAGGCTGCTGTTAGGATGTGTAACAGGCTGCTGTTAGGAGGTGTAACAGAGGCTGCTGTTAGGATGTGTAACAGAGGCTGCTGTTAGGATGTGTAACAGAGGCTGACATTAGGATGTGTAACAGAGGCTGACATTAGGATGTGTAACAGAGGCTGACATTAGGATGTGTAACAGAGGCTGATGTTCCTGGTCCGAGACTGGAGCTATCCCTACGAGCATCCCTACGGCCTGGAGGGCGGACACAGCTTCCTGGAGAAACGACTTCAGGTACGGCTCCTTCCTCACCTTCTTCCCACCTCCTCCAAGCcttttcatctcctcctctcctccagtgtGTATaaacttgtgtgtgcgtgtctgtgtgtgtgtgtgcgtgtgtgcctgtgtgtgtgtaggtgacgcagcagcagcatgagGAGCTCCAGACAGTGAGGAGACACATCCACTCATGTTTCTCCTCCATTAGCTGCTTCCTGCTGCCTCACCCGGGCCTCCGGGTGGCCACCAACCCCGCCTTCGATGGACGACTGACAGGTGATCCATCTCCCTTCTATCACTACAATATCACCGCTCCTTCATCACTCTATCTCCCCTCATCACCCTCTGTCATTTGTCGTTTGTCATGTATAGATATTGATCACCGTTTTTCGTTATCTCGTTATCTCATTAATCAGTTTGTTATCGCTAGATATTGATCAGTTGGTTCTTATAGATCTCGATCCGTTTGTTATTTATAGATGTTGACCAGTTTGTCGTTCCCTCTAGATATTGACGAGGACTTTAAGAGGGAGCTGTTCTGTCTCGTTCCAACACTCCTGGCTCCAGAGAACCTGGTGGTGAAGGAGATCGGAGGAGCCAAGCTCACATGTCGAGACCTGCTGCACTACTTTAAGGTAAATACTCACCTGTCCAGACCTGCTATAGTAGTTTATAGAGGAGTTATTTATCAAGGGGTTTGGATTCCATACAGAGGTTAGTAGTTGATAAAGGAGTTAGTTATCAAGGGCTTAGTAGTTGATGGAGGGGTTAGTAATCAAAGGGTTAGTAGTTGATGGAGGGTCTACTTATCAAGGGGTTCGtagttgatgtttttttttgataaTTTTCTGCTCCAGGCGTACATGAAAATCTACCAGGGGGAGGAACTTCCTCATCCCAAGTCCATGTTACAGGTAAGCCAAGCCCACATCCCTTGTCCATGCTACAGGATAAGCCCCGCCCACACTCCTTGTCCATGCTACAAGTTTAGCAACGCCCCCTAGTGATTGGCTAATACATTTGTGGACATTGGGTGCACAgtatacatttttaaacaaGTGTGTTTCCCATGCccacttctctccctccctttctatGTTATGATAAAGTCACTTCCTGTTTACTTGGTGTCAACCCTGTTTAATTTACTTGTGTAACCCTAGGCAACAGCTGAGGCCAATAACCTGGCTGCTGTGGCAGGCGCTAGAGCCCTCTACACCAAGAGTATGGAGCAGGTACGATATAAACACtagatatatatactatagtgtATATACGTCATTTTTGTAATGTATATAGAGTTCCAGATGGATATGGTGTGTGAGTGGTAGAGTGTGTGCTGCCCCCTAGCTGTGTGGAGGAGACACACCCTACATGGCCCCGCTGGAGCTGTCCCGGCGTCACCACGCCCTGCGGCTGGAGGCCGTCAGACACTTCCGCTCGGTCAAGAAGATGGGCGGGGAGGAGCTGTGCCGGCGCTaccaggagcagctggaggcggagctagATCTGTCCCACGCCAGCTACTCCAAACTCAACGACGGGAAGAACATCTTCCGGGCGGTCCGGACGCCCGCCACCCTGCTGGGCCTCGTGTTCCTGTGCTACGCCGCGTCCCTGTTCACGGGGCTCCTGGGGGCCCGCTGGCTGGCTTCCATGTGTCACCTGCTGATGGGCGTGGCCCTGGTCGCCCTCCTCACCTGGCTGTACACGCGCTACTCCGGAGAGCTCCGCCCCCTGGGTCACGTCATCGACCGGGTGGCGGCCGCGCTGTGGGAGCAGGTAGCTAGCTACGTCACCCGGCAAATACACGACTCCTCGACTGACGCGTGACGCTTTTATTCAACGGTTACCGTCTTTGTACATGTCCACAACTACTTTATTCGTACACTTGCACGACTCTGGACACTTTATTCGTACATGTCCACGACTCTGACACTTTATTCGTACATGTCCACGACTTTGACACTTTATTCAACATTTCCACATATTCTGTTTAatctctgatctctctgttcACAGAAGACTCCCCACCAGGTGAGCCCCAGTGCACCATGAGTACTTGACCTCGGTCCAAGCATAAGGTCTCACGTGGGCTGCTGTGTACCAGTATCAAATGTCTCACCTATGTCCCGCTCTTCCAGGTGTTTTCTAAACTTTGTGAGGCGCTCCGGAGCCGAGGTCGGCTGGCCCGCTGGCTTCCGATTCGGCGCCCGCGTCTAGCCTCCAACAACAACCTGAAGAAGAACTAGCGCCGTCATATACGCTTCTCCGCCCGGAGGAGGCCGACACATTGGCTCCTCCTGACGGCCTTGTTGAGGACTCATTCAAAACACActttggtgttttatttatttaaattattggaaatgtgaacaaaa contains these protein-coding regions:
- the LOC132454480 gene encoding atlastin-2-like isoform X1, giving the protein MTVKMAHESRLKRRSIFLKGDRALSSDMRCEEKEVPTEVQKEVGAVGPVHIVLAHEDDQGFSLDEEALERLLLREEVVDLDVVVVSVAGAFRKGKSFLLDFLLRYMYNQSSSSWMGDAEEPLTGFTWRGGCERETTGIQAWGQLFLVDRPDGSKVAVMLMDTQGAFDSQSTVRDCATLFALSTMVSSIQVYNLSQNVQEDDLQHLQLFTEYGRLAMEQTNEKPFQRLMFLVRDWSYPYEHPYGLEGGHSFLEKRLQVTQQQHEELQTVRRHIHSCFSSISCFLLPHPGLRVATNPAFDGRLTDIDEDFKRELFCLVPTLLAPENLVVKEIGGAKLTCRDLLHYFKAYMKIYQGEELPHPKSMLQATAEANNLAAVAGARALYTKSMEQLCGGDTPYMAPLELSRRHHALRLEAVRHFRSVKKMGGEELCRRYQEQLEAELDLSHASYSKLNDGKNIFRAVRTPATLLGLVFLCYAASLFTGLLGARWLASMCHLLMGVALVALLTWLYTRYSGELRPLGHVIDRVAAALWEQKTPHQVFSKLCEALRSRGRLARWLPIRRPRLASNNNLKKN
- the LOC132454480 gene encoding atlastin-2-like isoform X2: MGDAEEPLTGFTWRGGCERETTGIQAWGQLFLVDRPDGSKVAVMLMDTQGAFDSQSTVRDCATLFALSTMVSSIQVYNLSQNVQEDDLQHLQLFTEYGRLAMEQTNEKPFQRLMFLVRDWSYPYEHPYGLEGGHSFLEKRLQVTQQQHEELQTVRRHIHSCFSSISCFLLPHPGLRVATNPAFDGRLTDIDEDFKRELFCLVPTLLAPENLVVKEIGGAKLTCRDLLHYFKAYMKIYQGEELPHPKSMLQATAEANNLAAVAGARALYTKSMEQLCGGDTPYMAPLELSRRHHALRLEAVRHFRSVKKMGGEELCRRYQEQLEAELDLSHASYSKLNDGKNIFRAVRTPATLLGLVFLCYAASLFTGLLGARWLASMCHLLMGVALVALLTWLYTRYSGELRPLGHVIDRVAAALWEQKTPHQVFSKLCEALRSRGRLARWLPIRRPRLASNNNLKKN